The Sphingomonas sp. NBWT7 nucleotide sequence AGCAGACGGAGTGGCAGATCGTCAGGAGCTATGTGGTAACCCCTGAAACTCTAACTGCGTTGTGGACAGATGGATGAACGTTAGACTGACAGCACGGTGCACACAGTCAGCCGCGCGACGGGTCTATCAGAAACTTCTCGCCCGTAGCCTTTTTCTCGTAGGCGCGCAGAACATCTGGTTCAAGCGCTTGGGCGAGCCCAATGACGTGACTGTAGTGGCTAGCAAAGGTCGTAGTAAGTTCATCGGCAACGCGTTGCCTTAGACGCTCTGCGACTTCCTTTCCTGCCCTTGCAAGGAATGGCAGTAGCAGCCAGCCCGAGACGCTCCACTCGAAACCAAAACGCCTCGAATTAAGTACTACCAGTGAATGATCAAGCACTCCGTAAATATAGAGTCGCTTCATTTCATCCGATCCGTAACGACTATAATCAACCATTGAACGCGTCGCCACAGCTTCCATTGCTTCCAGTATCTGTGTAGCCATCGAACCTCCCCCGATCGCGTCGAAAGCTACAGTGGCGCCGGTCGCTTCGACTGCGTCTTGAAGCTGATTTATGAAATCCGGATCCCGACTGTTCAAAATGTGAACAGCCCCAATGTTTTTTAATATCTCTACTTGTTCAGCTGATCGCACGATGTTGACGAGTGGAATATCGTCCGCCAGACAAACCTTTTGTAGCATTTGCCCCAAGTTCGAAGCTGCGGCGGTATGGATGATCGCTTTGTGCCTCTCGCGCCGCGCCGTTTCGACAAAGCTAAGAGCAGTTAGGGGATTGACGAACATCGATGCGCCAGCGGCTGCGGTAACTCCCGCGGGAAGCGGAACGACGTCGCGAGCAGAAACTTTTCGGTAGTCCGCGAAAGTTCCCCCACTCGCTACCCCAACCAACCTCCCGTCAAGAGCCTTGGCATTGCGCCCTGCCGCGACGACGGTTCCAGCACCTTCCACCCCCACAGGCAGTGACTGTCCTATTCGCCCCTTCACCGCAGACAGCTTATCTTCCGGAACCGTAAAGGAGATCCCATTTCTTCCTTCAAGGATGCGCATAGTGGAAAGGTCGGCCGGACCGAGAAGCAGGCCAAGATCACTAGGATTGATCGGGGCCGCCTCGATATGGATTACTACCTCATCGTCACCCGGCGCATCGATCTTCGCGAATTCAAGCGAAAGAGTCAACGTGCCGTTAACGTCAATCTTTGAGCGCAACTCGCGTCCTTCAAGCGCCATAATCCTTTCCTCCCAATAACTGTTAGTTTTTTTAGTGATGCCATGTCTGGTTCGGCAATCTTAAGCCGATTGCCTTATTCAGGCTAACCATCACCCGATTCAGCTGATCTAAAGTCTTTTCCGCCAAGTTTTGAGTATCCGTTATTGACATCTCTATCGCTGAAATATGGCCGTGCTACGGCCGTCCTTCGCTGCCGAAACCTTTCCCCACA carries:
- a CDS encoding zinc-binding dehydrogenase — protein: MALEGRELRSKIDVNGTLTLSLEFAKIDAPGDDEVVIHIEAAPINPSDLGLLLGPADLSTMRILEGRNGISFTVPEDKLSAVKGRIGQSLPVGVEGAGTVVAAGRNAKALDGRLVGVASGGTFADYRKVSARDVVPLPAGVTAAAGASMFVNPLTALSFVETARRERHKAIIHTAAASNLGQMLQKVCLADDIPLVNIVRSAEQVEILKNIGAVHILNSRDPDFINQLQDAVEATGATVAFDAIGGGSMATQILEAMEAVATRSMVDYSRYGSDEMKRLYIYGVLDHSLVVLNSRRFGFEWSVSGWLLLPFLARAGKEVAERLRQRVADELTTTFASHYSHVIGLAQALEPDVLRAYEKKATGEKFLIDPSRG